One region of Pseudomonas sp. B21-040 genomic DNA includes:
- a CDS encoding transporter substrate-binding domain-containing protein, producing the protein MLSKKHAFTLAASLSLLFVGAANAGAVLDKIQSSKTLTVATSATWPPQGFINDKNEIDGFDIDVSKEIAKRLGVEAKFITPDWDVITAGKWNGRWDVSVGSMTATKSRARILDFPGTYYYVPYVFAVHNKSTVTDHKVLNGKTIGVEGGTTSEDYFSQALAIETTDVPPVVYDVKTEKMKTYAGSVGPLDDLRLGDGTRLDAILTQRSTLDAAVKKGYPLRAVDNAVVFYEPLAVATDKGDPELKAKLGEIIGEMHKDGTLTKLSDKWYGVDYSTIK; encoded by the coding sequence ATGCTCAGTAAGAAACACGCATTCACCCTTGCAGCCTCCCTGTCACTGTTGTTTGTCGGTGCCGCCAATGCCGGTGCGGTGCTGGACAAGATCCAGAGCAGCAAGACATTGACCGTCGCCACCTCGGCAACTTGGCCACCCCAAGGTTTCATCAACGACAAGAATGAAATCGACGGTTTTGATATCGACGTGTCCAAGGAGATTGCCAAGCGCCTCGGCGTCGAGGCCAAATTCATCACTCCCGACTGGGATGTGATTACCGCAGGCAAGTGGAATGGCCGCTGGGATGTGTCTGTGGGCTCGATGACCGCGACGAAAAGTCGTGCGCGAATTCTCGATTTTCCCGGAACTTATTACTACGTGCCCTACGTGTTTGCGGTCCACAACAAATCCACGGTCACCGATCACAAAGTGCTGAATGGCAAAACCATCGGCGTCGAAGGTGGCACCACGTCAGAGGACTATTTCAGCCAGGCGCTGGCCATCGAAACCACTGACGTACCACCAGTGGTCTACGACGTAAAAACCGAAAAAATGAAGACCTACGCCGGCTCCGTCGGCCCGCTCGACGATCTGCGCCTGGGCGATGGTACCCGGCTGGACGCCATCCTCACGCAACGCAGCACCCTGGATGCAGCGGTCAAGAAAGGCTATCCACTGCGCGCTGTCGACAACGCCGTGGTGTTTTATGAACCGCTGGCCGTTGCCACCGACAAGGGTGACCCGGAGCTAAAAGCCAAGTTGGGTGAAATCATCGGTGAGATGCACAAGGACGGCACGCTGACCAAGCTGTCGGACAAGTGGTACGGCGTGGATTACTCAACCATCAAGTAA
- a CDS encoding amino acid ABC transporter ATP-binding protein: MTRTNTAEQLDLAAVVRPGPSMISITGLNKWYGNFHALRDVDLKVATGEILVVCGPSGSGKSTMIRCINHLENFQKGHIQVNGITLTSEAESVSAVRSEIGMVFQSFNLFPHLSVMDNLTLAPQLVQGVSSAEAKKRAQVYLERVRIAEHADKYPSQLSGGQQQRVAIARALCMNPKVMLFDEPTSALDPEMVHEVLDVMSELATDGMTMICVTHEMGFASKVADRVLFMDQGQVIEQATPAEFFNNPQTERAQKFLSQIIGH, encoded by the coding sequence ATGACTCGAACCAATACCGCTGAACAACTTGACCTGGCCGCAGTTGTACGACCTGGCCCATCGATGATTTCGATCACTGGCCTGAACAAGTGGTACGGCAATTTTCACGCCTTGCGCGATGTCGACCTGAAGGTCGCCACTGGCGAAATCCTGGTGGTGTGCGGGCCGTCAGGCTCGGGTAAATCGACAATGATTCGCTGCATCAATCACCTGGAAAACTTTCAGAAAGGCCACATACAGGTCAACGGAATCACCCTCACCAGCGAAGCGGAAAGTGTCAGCGCCGTGCGCAGCGAAATCGGCATGGTGTTCCAGAGCTTCAATCTGTTCCCGCACTTGAGTGTGATGGACAACCTGACCCTGGCCCCGCAACTGGTACAGGGCGTGTCATCCGCCGAAGCGAAAAAACGCGCGCAGGTTTATCTCGAACGTGTACGAATTGCCGAGCATGCGGACAAGTACCCCTCGCAATTGTCCGGCGGTCAGCAGCAACGCGTGGCGATTGCCCGGGCGCTGTGCATGAACCCCAAAGTGATGCTGTTCGACGAACCGACCTCCGCGCTGGACCCGGAAATGGTTCATGAGGTGCTGGACGTCATGAGCGAATTGGCCACCGACGGCATGACCATGATCTGCGTGACCCACGAAATGGGCTTTGCCAGCAAGGTCGCTGACCGGGTGTTGTTCATGGATCAAGGCCAGGTCATCGAACAAGCCACCCCTGCCGAGTTTTTCAACAACCCACAGACCGAACGCGCGCAGAAATTTCTGTCGCAAATCATCGGTCACTGA
- a CDS encoding NADH:flavin oxidoreductase: MSVKALFKPFHLGTLELPTRVVMAPMTRSFSPGGVPNSKVIEYYRRRAAAGVGLIITEGTTVGHKASNGYPNVPHFYGDAALAGWKKVVDAVHAEGGKIVPQLWHVGSVRRIGTEPDASVPGYGPSEKLKDGQVVVHGMTKQDIQDVIAAFAQAAKDAQSIGMDGVEIHGAHGYLVDQFFWEGSNQRTDEYGGSLANRSRFAIELIQAVRAAVGEGFPIIFRFSQWKQQDYTARLVQTPQALGEFLKPLSDAGVDIFHCSTRRFWEPEFDGSELNLAGWTRKLTGKPTITVGSVGLDGEFLQFMVNTDKIAQPASLEKLLERLNNDEFDLVAVGRALLVDPDWAQKVRDGREEDILPFSREALMSLV, encoded by the coding sequence ATGTCCGTCAAAGCCTTGTTCAAACCGTTCCACCTCGGCACCCTTGAGCTGCCGACCCGCGTTGTCATGGCGCCGATGACCCGTTCGTTTTCGCCGGGTGGCGTACCCAATTCCAAAGTGATCGAATACTACCGTCGTCGTGCTGCGGCCGGCGTGGGTCTGATCATCACCGAAGGCACGACCGTCGGCCACAAGGCGTCGAACGGCTACCCCAATGTGCCGCATTTCTACGGCGATGCCGCATTGGCCGGCTGGAAGAAAGTGGTCGATGCGGTCCACGCCGAAGGCGGCAAGATCGTTCCGCAACTGTGGCATGTCGGCAGTGTGCGTCGTATTGGCACTGAGCCGGACGCCAGCGTCCCGGGTTACGGCCCATCGGAAAAATTGAAGGACGGTCAGGTCGTGGTTCACGGCATGACTAAACAAGATATCCAGGACGTGATCGCCGCGTTCGCTCAGGCGGCCAAAGATGCCCAGAGCATTGGCATGGACGGCGTGGAAATCCATGGCGCCCACGGCTATCTCGTGGACCAGTTCTTCTGGGAAGGCAGCAACCAGCGCACCGACGAATACGGCGGCAGCCTGGCCAACCGTTCACGGTTTGCCATCGAGCTGATTCAGGCTGTGCGTGCAGCGGTCGGCGAAGGTTTCCCGATCATCTTCCGCTTCTCGCAGTGGAAACAGCAGGATTACACCGCGCGCCTGGTGCAAACCCCGCAAGCGTTGGGTGAGTTCCTCAAGCCATTGTCCGACGCTGGCGTGGACATTTTCCACTGCTCGACGCGCCGTTTCTGGGAGCCGGAATTCGACGGTTCCGAGCTGAACCTGGCCGGCTGGACCCGCAAACTCACGGGCAAGCCGACCATCACCGTGGGCAGCGTTGGCCTGGACGGCGAGTTCCTGCAATTCATGGTCAACACCGACAAGATCGCCCAGCCGGCCAGTCTGGAAAAGCTGCTGGAGCGTTTGAACAACGACGAATTCGACCTGGTGGCCGTGGGGCGCGCATTGTTGGTCGACCCGGACTGGGCGCAGAAAGTACGCGACGGTCGTGAAGAAGACATCCTGCCGTTCAGCCGCGAAGCGTTGATGTCGCTGGTTTAA
- a CDS encoding DUF1244 domain-containing protein, translating to MNDQQRLELEAAAFRRLVAHLDSRKDVQNIDLMNLSGFCRNCLSKWYKAAADERQIDVSLDDAREVVYGMPYAEWKARYQQEASAEQQAAFAKGKPNE from the coding sequence ATGAACGATCAACAACGCCTGGAACTTGAAGCCGCCGCCTTTCGCCGGCTGGTGGCCCATCTGGACAGCCGCAAGGATGTACAGAACATCGACCTGATGAACCTCTCCGGTTTCTGCCGCAATTGCCTGTCCAAGTGGTACAAGGCCGCCGCCGACGAACGCCAGATCGACGTCAGCCTCGATGACGCCCGCGAAGTGGTCTACGGCATGCCGTACGCCGAATGGAAAGCCCGATACCAGCAAGAAGCCAGCGCCGAACAACAGGCGGCGTTTGCCAAAGGAAAACCCAATGAGTGA
- a CDS encoding glycosyltransferase family 1 protein: MASADTEVMTTALHITLITETFPPEINGVANTLGRLCDGLRARGHQVELVRPRQGGDQQLSSDDDLLLCRGWPLPGYPGLQWGQSSMHKLLRRWTRHRPDVLYIATEGPLGLSALRAARRLGISVVSGFHTNFQQYSSQYGLGLLTRLLTHYLRWFHNRSTLTLVPSPSQRLELERRHFERLALLSRGVDSQLFHPSKRQVSLREQWGLAEDDIAVIHVGRLAPEKNLGLLKRSFDSLKATYPQRNIRLIVIGDGPQRAALEQDLPEAVFCGSQRGEALASHYASGDVFLFPSMTETFGNVVLEALASGLGVVAYDQAAAAQHIRHGYNGVLAMPGDEEAFCDAAAWLLEERETLRCVRLNARQHASRQGWAAIIEQFEGQLRGACMQGQPLPDAAFLP; encoded by the coding sequence ATGGCCTCAGCCGACACTGAGGTCATGACGACAGCTCTGCATATCACTCTGATCACCGAAACATTCCCTCCGGAAATCAACGGCGTGGCCAACACCCTTGGCCGTTTGTGCGACGGTTTGCGCGCGCGCGGGCACCAGGTGGAATTGGTGCGGCCTCGCCAGGGGGGGGATCAGCAGTTGAGCAGTGACGATGATTTGCTGTTGTGTCGAGGCTGGCCGCTACCGGGCTATCCCGGCCTGCAATGGGGCCAGTCGTCGATGCATAAACTGTTGAGGCGCTGGACGCGTCATCGCCCCGACGTGCTGTACATCGCCACCGAAGGGCCTCTGGGCTTGTCCGCATTACGCGCAGCACGGCGATTGGGGATTTCGGTGGTGAGCGGCTTTCACACCAACTTTCAGCAGTACTCCAGCCAATACGGGCTCGGGTTGTTGACTCGTTTGCTGACGCACTACCTGCGCTGGTTTCACAACCGCTCGACCCTGACCCTGGTGCCGAGCCCCAGTCAGCGACTGGAGCTTGAACGCCGACATTTCGAGCGTCTGGCCTTGCTTTCCCGGGGTGTCGACAGCCAATTGTTTCATCCGAGCAAAAGGCAGGTATCGCTGCGCGAACAGTGGGGCTTGGCCGAGGATGACATTGCGGTCATTCATGTCGGGCGCTTGGCTCCCGAGAAAAACCTGGGCTTGCTCAAACGCAGTTTCGACTCGCTGAAAGCCACTTATCCACAGCGCAACATACGCTTGATCGTCATCGGTGACGGCCCACAACGAGCAGCGCTGGAGCAGGACCTTCCCGAGGCGGTTTTCTGTGGCTCACAACGCGGTGAGGCGCTGGCCAGTCATTACGCATCGGGGGACGTATTTCTATTTCCAAGCATGACCGAAACCTTTGGCAATGTGGTGCTTGAAGCATTGGCGTCGGGATTGGGCGTGGTGGCGTACGACCAGGCGGCAGCGGCGCAGCATATCCGCCATGGCTACAACGGCGTGCTGGCGATGCCGGGGGATGAAGAAGCCTTTTGTGATGCTGCGGCGTGGTTGCTGGAAGAGCGCGAAACCTTGCGGTGTGTGCGGCTCAATGCGCGCCAGCATGCGAGTCGCCAGGGCTGGGCCGCGATTATCGAGCAGTTTGAAGGGCAGTTGCGCGGGGCTTGCATGCAGGGGCAACCCCTACCCGATGCAGCGTTTTTGCCTTAA
- a CDS encoding aspartate aminotransferase family protein, translated as MSSESISRSINIVHPVTLSHGKNAEVWDTDGKRYIDFVGGIGVLNLGHCHPRIVDAIREQATRLTHYAFNAAPHVPYIELMDRLTAFIPVDYPVSGMLTNSGAEAAENALKIVRGATGRTAVIAFDGAFHGRTLATLNLNGKVAPYKQKVGVLPGPVYHLPFPSQDNGVTCAEALKAMDRLFSVEIDIDDVACFIVEPVQGEAGFLAMDVEFAQSLRRLCDEKGIVLIADEIQSGFGRTGQRFAFSRLGIEPDLILLGKSIAGGVPLGAVVGRKALLDTLPKGGLGGTYSGNPIACAAALATLDEMTDTQLQAWGAQQEEAIVSRYKAWCDSKLSPYLGRLTGVGAMRGIELAHADGTPAPAQLTQLLALARDAGLLLMPSGKSRHIIRLLAPLTTEAAVLEEGLDILEACLCKLT; from the coding sequence ATGAGCAGCGAATCCATCAGCCGGTCGATCAACATCGTTCATCCTGTCACGCTCAGCCACGGCAAAAATGCCGAGGTCTGGGACACCGATGGCAAACGCTACATCGACTTCGTCGGCGGCATCGGCGTACTCAACCTCGGCCATTGCCACCCGCGCATCGTCGACGCCATTCGCGAGCAAGCCACCCGGCTGACCCACTACGCCTTCAACGCAGCACCGCATGTGCCTTACATCGAACTGATGGATCGCCTGACTGCGTTCATTCCCGTGGACTATCCGGTCAGCGGCATGCTCACCAACAGCGGCGCGGAAGCGGCGGAAAACGCCCTGAAGATCGTTCGCGGCGCCACCGGCCGCACCGCCGTGATCGCGTTCGACGGCGCCTTCCACGGCCGCACGCTGGCCACCCTGAACCTCAACGGCAAGGTCGCGCCCTACAAACAGAAAGTCGGCGTATTGCCGGGGCCGGTGTATCACCTGCCCTTCCCGAGCCAGGACAACGGCGTGACCTGCGCCGAAGCCTTGAAGGCCATGGACCGCCTGTTCAGCGTCGAAATCGACATTGATGACGTGGCGTGTTTCATCGTCGAACCGGTACAGGGCGAAGCAGGCTTCCTGGCGATGGACGTGGAGTTCGCCCAGTCGCTGCGACGGTTGTGTGATGAAAAGGGCATTGTGCTGATCGCTGACGAAATCCAGTCCGGTTTTGGCCGCACCGGCCAGCGTTTTGCGTTCTCGCGGCTGGGCATCGAACCGGACCTGATTCTGCTGGGCAAAAGCATCGCCGGCGGCGTACCACTGGGTGCGGTGGTTGGGCGCAAGGCATTGCTCGACACCTTGCCCAAGGGCGGACTGGGCGGCACCTATTCGGGAAACCCCATTGCCTGCGCCGCCGCGCTGGCGACCCTGGATGAGATGACCGACACACAGTTGCAAGCCTGGGGCGCGCAGCAGGAAGAAGCGATTGTCAGCCGCTACAAAGCTTGGTGCGACAGCAAACTTTCACCGTATCTGGGTCGTTTGACCGGTGTCGGCGCGATGCGCGGAATTGAACTGGCCCATGCCGATGGCACACCGGCACCCGCCCAGTTGACGCAACTGCTGGCGTTGGCGCGAGACGCCGGTTTGCTGCTGATGCCCAGCGGCAAGTCGCGCCATATCATTCGACTGTTGGCGCCATTGACCACCGAAGCGGCGGTGCTGGAGGAAGGCCTGGATATTCTTGAAGCGTGCCTCTGCAAACTAACTTGA
- a CDS encoding HopJ type III effector protein translates to MSDLNTLRASLKSGEHVFAETLAFIAAGYDYQPQAFNNGGVENAAGQNEGSCKTLGLALLEGLSDEEALLAFGEHYRSVVATPDGSDHGNIRALIAHGLAGVKFTQQPLTRR, encoded by the coding sequence ATGAGTGATTTGAACACCCTGCGCGCCAGCCTCAAGAGCGGCGAACACGTTTTTGCCGAAACCCTGGCGTTCATCGCCGCCGGTTACGACTATCAACCGCAGGCTTTCAACAACGGTGGTGTGGAAAACGCGGCCGGTCAGAATGAAGGTTCGTGCAAGACCCTGGGTCTGGCGCTGCTCGAAGGCCTGAGCGATGAAGAAGCGCTGCTGGCGTTCGGCGAGCATTACCGTTCGGTGGTCGCAACGCCTGATGGCAGTGACCACGGCAATATCCGCGCATTGATTGCCCATGGGCTGGCCGGGGTGAAGTTCACTCAACAGCCGCTCACTCGCCGCTAA
- the cysZ gene encoding sulfate transporter CysZ produces MPAPALSGPQYLREGLKLVLSPSLRLFVLLPLAINLVLFVGLIYLAGHQFSLWVDTLMPTLPDWLSFLSYILWPIFVVLVVLMVFFTFTMLANVIAAPFNGFLAEKVEVVVRGTDDFPTFSWGELIAMIPRTLSREMRKLGYFLPRAIGLFILSFIPVVNIIAAPLWLLFGVWMMAIQYIDYPADNHKLGWNEMLAWLRQKRWQSMSFGGSVYLVLLIPVVNILMMPAAVAGATLFWVRERGAENLVAQR; encoded by the coding sequence ATGCCCGCACCCGCCCTGTCCGGCCCGCAATACCTGCGCGAAGGCCTCAAGCTGGTCCTGAGCCCCAGCCTGCGTTTGTTTGTCTTGTTGCCGCTGGCAATCAACCTGGTGCTGTTCGTCGGATTGATTTATCTGGCCGGCCATCAGTTCAGTCTGTGGGTCGATACGCTGATGCCGACCCTACCCGACTGGCTGAGTTTTCTCAGCTACATCCTCTGGCCGATTTTTGTGGTGCTGGTGGTGTTGATGGTGTTCTTCACCTTCACCATGCTCGCCAACGTCATCGCCGCGCCGTTCAATGGCTTCCTTGCGGAGAAAGTCGAAGTGGTGGTGCGTGGCACCGACGACTTCCCGACTTTCAGCTGGGGCGAACTGATCGCCATGATCCCGCGCACCCTCTCCCGGGAAATGCGCAAACTCGGCTACTTCCTGCCACGGGCAATCGGGCTGTTTATCCTGTCCTTCATCCCGGTGGTGAACATCATTGCAGCACCGCTGTGGCTACTGTTCGGGGTGTGGATGATGGCGATCCAGTACATCGACTACCCGGCGGATAACCACAAACTCGGCTGGAATGAAATGCTCGCCTGGCTGCGGCAGAAGCGCTGGCAGAGCATGAGTTTCGGCGGCAGCGTGTATCTGGTGCTGCTGATCCCGGTGGTGAACATTTTGATGATGCCGGCCGCCGTGGCCGGGGCGACGCTGTTCTGGGTGCGTGAGCGCGGGGCGGAAAATCTGGTGGCCCAGCGCTGA
- a CDS encoding amino acid ABC transporter permease: MYHDNIIYKKKSNDPQFLLAVAVVLFLGSYLMNLGNSALSHFLQPLLGDAPDSLTARNIAIGLGIAALGTLNFHVLGRLKFKVQTTVVWVELLVLFLAFFDTFDLSYSFILDKVGFLILQGAATTLYISAVAIVIAFVLALIGAVAKLSNNGLANALASFYTSFFRGVPLLIQIYLIYLGLPQLGYVVDAVPAGILALSLCYGAYMTEIFRAGIQSIPVGQWEASRALNISPFKTLSRVIMPQALRVIIPPTGNQFIAMLKDSSLVSVIGVWELMYLAKTQGRADFRHLEMLITAAMIYWALSFILERVQARIEKRVNRSTARG, from the coding sequence ATGTATCACGACAATATAATTTATAAGAAAAAGTCCAACGATCCTCAATTCCTGCTTGCCGTCGCCGTGGTGCTGTTCCTCGGCTCCTACCTGATGAACCTGGGCAACAGCGCCCTAAGTCATTTTCTGCAACCGCTGCTGGGCGATGCCCCGGACAGCCTCACTGCTCGCAACATCGCCATCGGCCTTGGTATTGCCGCACTGGGCACGCTGAACTTCCATGTCCTCGGGCGCTTGAAGTTCAAGGTGCAAACCACCGTTGTATGGGTCGAACTGCTGGTCCTGTTTCTGGCGTTCTTCGATACCTTCGATCTTTCCTACAGCTTCATACTCGACAAAGTCGGCTTCCTGATCCTCCAGGGCGCTGCCACCACCTTGTACATCTCCGCCGTGGCCATTGTGATCGCATTTGTTCTTGCGCTGATCGGCGCGGTGGCCAAGTTGTCGAACAACGGTCTGGCCAATGCCCTCGCCTCGTTCTACACCTCGTTCTTTCGCGGCGTGCCGCTGCTGATTCAGATCTACCTGATTTACCTGGGCCTGCCGCAACTCGGCTATGTGGTTGATGCGGTGCCGGCCGGCATCCTTGCGCTGTCACTGTGTTATGGCGCCTACATGACTGAAATTTTCCGCGCTGGTATCCAGAGCATTCCGGTCGGCCAGTGGGAAGCTTCGCGAGCCCTGAACATCAGCCCGTTCAAAACCCTCAGCCGCGTGATCATGCCCCAGGCCTTGCGAGTGATCATTCCGCCGACCGGCAATCAGTTTATCGCCATGCTCAAGGACAGCTCGCTGGTGTCGGTGATCGGCGTCTGGGAACTGATGTACCTGGCCAAGACCCAGGGCCGGGCAGACTTCCGCCACCTGGAGATGTTGATTACGGCGGCAATGATCTACTGGGCGCTGTCGTTCATTCTCGAACGGGTGCAGGCGCGAATCGAAAAACGGGTCAACCGTTCCACGGCAAGGGGCTGA
- the trxB gene encoding thioredoxin-disulfide reductase yields the protein MSEVRHSRVIILGSGPAGYSAAVYAARANLKPLLITGMQAGGQLTTTTEVDNWPGDVHGLTGPALMERMKEHAERFETEIVFDHINAVDFASKPYTLIGDSAKYTCDALIIATGASARYLGLPSEEAFMGKGVSACATCDGFFYRNKPVAVVGGGNTAVEEALYLANIASTVTLIHRRETFRAEKILIDKLNARVAEGKIILKLNANLDEVLGDNMGVTGARLKNNDGSFDELKVDGVFIAIGHTPNTSLFEGQLTLKDGYLVVQGGREGNATATSIEGIFAAGDVADHVYRQAITSAGAGCMAALDTERYLDDLQNAKF from the coding sequence ATGTCTGAAGTCCGTCATTCGCGAGTGATTATTCTCGGTTCCGGCCCTGCCGGTTACAGCGCTGCGGTCTACGCCGCCCGTGCCAACCTCAAGCCACTGCTGATCACCGGCATGCAGGCCGGTGGTCAACTGACCACCACCACCGAAGTCGACAACTGGCCGGGCGACGTCCACGGCCTGACCGGCCCGGCGCTGATGGAACGCATGAAAGAACACGCCGAGCGCTTTGAGACCGAGATCGTTTTCGATCACATCAATGCCGTGGACTTTGCTTCCAAGCCTTACACCCTGATCGGCGACAGCGCAAAGTACACCTGCGACGCCCTGATCATCGCCACCGGTGCCAGCGCTCGCTACCTGGGCCTGCCGTCCGAAGAAGCGTTCATGGGCAAAGGCGTTTCGGCCTGCGCGACCTGCGATGGTTTCTTCTATCGCAACAAGCCGGTGGCTGTGGTCGGCGGTGGCAACACCGCGGTTGAAGAAGCGCTGTACCTGGCCAACATCGCCAGCACAGTGACCCTGATCCACCGTCGTGAAACCTTCCGCGCCGAGAAGATCCTGATCGACAAGCTCAATGCCCGGGTTGCCGAAGGCAAGATCATCCTGAAGCTGAACGCCAACCTGGACGAAGTACTGGGCGACAACATGGGCGTCACCGGTGCACGCCTGAAGAACAACGATGGCAGCTTCGACGAACTGAAAGTCGACGGCGTGTTCATCGCCATCGGCCACACCCCGAACACGTCGTTGTTCGAAGGTCAGCTGACGTTGAAAGACGGCTACCTGGTGGTGCAAGGCGGCCGTGAAGGCAACGCAACAGCGACCAGCATCGAAGGTATCTTCGCCGCCGGTGACGTGGCTGACCACGTTTACCGTCAGGCCATCACCTCGGCCGGCGCTGGCTGCATGGCCGCTCTGGACACCGAGCGTTACCTGGACGACCTGCAGAACGCCAAGTTCTGA
- a CDS encoding FAD-binding oxidoreductase has translation MSFPNTWYSQTSLPHAARPELNTHETCDVCLIGAGIAGLTAALELTRRGKRVIILEANQVAWGASGRNGGVVSPGWAEGTGAIRKKLGLEHARALFKMSAEGVEIVRRNIIELALPGCVPSAGTIRVKRYDDGAGVKNHIETMRRDFGYELNYLDTAQVRDRAHTLRYFQGVEDPNAMHFHPLNYCLGLALAIEAAGGRIFEQSKMHAWRRDGSDKIVKTAHGTVSCKDLVFCAGGYGGPELQKLSRAYLPIATYVVLTEHLGDSIKNVLDSGAAFSDDRRASDYYRIVEGDRLLWGGRITTRNEQNEKALAAMLKADMVSVYPQLAPVKIELAWSGLMGYSTNKMPNLGLLEPGVWACTSFGGHGLNTGSIGGRVIAEAVCGESARHELFKPYLLDWNGGPFGRVAANAIYQSLKVMDFVQERLKG, from the coding sequence ATGTCCTTCCCCAACACCTGGTACTCCCAAACCTCGCTGCCCCACGCAGCCAGGCCAGAATTGAACACCCACGAAACCTGCGACGTGTGCCTCATCGGAGCCGGTATCGCCGGCCTCACCGCCGCGCTGGAGCTGACCCGTCGCGGCAAGCGCGTGATCATCCTTGAAGCCAATCAGGTTGCCTGGGGCGCGTCCGGCCGTAATGGCGGCGTGGTCTCGCCAGGCTGGGCTGAGGGGACCGGTGCGATTCGCAAAAAACTTGGACTGGAACACGCCAGGGCGCTGTTCAAGATGTCAGCCGAAGGCGTGGAGATCGTCCGTCGCAACATCATCGAACTGGCTTTGCCCGGTTGCGTGCCATCTGCTGGCACGATTCGGGTCAAGCGCTACGACGACGGCGCGGGTGTGAAAAACCACATCGAAACCATGCGCCGCGACTTCGGTTATGAACTCAACTATCTCGATACGGCCCAGGTCCGCGATCGAGCCCATACCTTGCGCTATTTCCAGGGCGTCGAAGATCCGAACGCCATGCACTTCCACCCGCTCAATTACTGTCTGGGCCTGGCCCTCGCCATTGAAGCGGCAGGAGGCAGGATTTTCGAGCAATCGAAAATGCACGCCTGGCGTCGCGACGGTAGCGACAAAATCGTCAAGACCGCGCATGGCACCGTGAGCTGTAAAGATCTGGTGTTCTGCGCGGGGGGTTATGGCGGCCCCGAACTGCAAAAACTCAGCCGCGCTTACCTGCCCATCGCCACCTACGTGGTGTTGACCGAGCACTTGGGCGACTCGATTAAAAATGTCCTCGACTCCGGTGCGGCCTTCTCCGATGACCGTCGAGCTTCGGATTACTACCGCATCGTCGAAGGCGACCGCCTGCTCTGGGGTGGACGTATCACCACCCGCAACGAACAGAATGAAAAAGCCCTGGCAGCCATGCTCAAGGCCGACATGGTGTCGGTCTATCCACAACTGGCACCGGTAAAAATCGAATTGGCCTGGTCCGGCCTGATGGGTTACTCCACCAACAAAATGCCCAACCTCGGTCTACTGGAACCGGGCGTCTGGGCCTGCACCTCCTTTGGCGGTCACGGTTTGAATACTGGCTCCATCGGCGGCAGGGTAATTGCCGAAGCCGTGTGCGGGGAAAGTGCACGCCATGAGTTGTTCAAGCCATACCTGCTGGACTGGAATGGCGGGCCGTTCGGTCGGGTGGCCGCCAATGCGATCTATCAATCGCTGAAGGTAATGGATTTCGTTCAGGAGCGGCTCAAGGGCTGA
- the folX gene encoding dihydroneopterin triphosphate 2'-epimerase translates to MPQLQPGMARIRVKDLCLRTYIGINEDEILNKQDVLINLTILYAAQEAVRDNDIDHALNYRTITKAIIAHVEGNRFALLERLTQELLDLVMTNESVLYAEVEVDKPHALRFAESVSITLAASR, encoded by the coding sequence ATGCCACAACTTCAACCAGGTATGGCGCGCATCCGGGTCAAGGACCTGTGCCTGCGGACCTACATCGGAATCAACGAGGATGAAATCCTCAACAAGCAGGATGTGTTGATCAACCTGACCATCCTGTATGCGGCCCAGGAAGCGGTGCGCGACAACGATATCGATCACGCGCTGAACTACCGCACCATCACCAAGGCGATCATTGCCCACGTGGAGGGCAATCGTTTCGCCTTGCTCGAACGGCTCACCCAGGAACTGCTGGACCTGGTAATGACCAACGAATCGGTGCTGTACGCCGAGGTTGAAGTCGACAAGCCTCATGCACTGCGATTCGCCGAATCAGTGTCGATTACCCTGGCGGCGAGCCGCTGA